One Chromobacterium paludis genomic window carries:
- the tatC gene encoding twin-arginine translocase subunit TatC — MNEQPLLAHLIELRTRLVRALLGIAVVFLGLFHWSSDIYHLLAKPLLDALPHGGSMIATEVTSTFFVPMKLTMLAAFLISLPHTLYQIWAFIAPGLYAHEKKLVLPLVVSSLVLFLTGMAFAYFLVFPVVFHFMSAVTPAGVSMMTDIDKYLSFVLGMFMAFGTTFEVPVIVVVLTRMGVVTVAKLREARPYVIVGAFVVAAIVTPPDVLSQTLLAVPLWLLYEVGVLVASAMERKAKRAAEAESAS, encoded by the coding sequence ATGAACGAACAACCGCTGCTGGCGCATCTGATCGAGTTGCGCACCCGGCTGGTGCGCGCCCTGTTGGGCATCGCCGTGGTTTTCCTCGGCCTGTTCCACTGGTCGTCCGACATTTACCATTTGCTGGCCAAGCCGCTGCTGGACGCGCTGCCGCACGGCGGCAGCATGATCGCCACCGAGGTGACGTCTACCTTCTTCGTGCCGATGAAGCTGACGATGTTGGCGGCTTTTTTGATCTCGCTGCCGCACACCCTGTACCAGATCTGGGCCTTCATCGCGCCCGGCTTGTACGCGCATGAGAAAAAGCTGGTGCTGCCCTTGGTGGTGTCCAGCCTGGTGCTGTTTTTGACCGGCATGGCCTTCGCCTATTTCCTGGTGTTCCCGGTGGTGTTCCACTTCATGTCGGCGGTGACGCCGGCCGGCGTCAGCATGATGACGGACATCGACAAGTATCTGTCCTTTGTCCTCGGCATGTTCATGGCCTTCGGCACCACCTTCGAAGTGCCGGTCATCGTGGTGGTGCTGACGCGCATGGGCGTGGTGACGGTGGCCAAGCTGCGCGAGGCGCGGCCGTATGTCATCGTCGGCGCCTTCGTCGTCGCCGCCATCGTCACGCCGCCGGACGTGCTGTCGCAGACCCTGCTAGCCGTGCCGCTGTGGCTGCTGTACGAAGTGGGCGTGCTGGTGGCGTCGGCGATGGAGCGCAAGGCGAAACGGGCGGCGGAAGCCGAGTCCGCGTCATGA
- the tatB gene encoding Sec-independent protein translocase protein TatB — protein sequence MLDISFGEFVLIGVVALVVLGPERLPTVARTVGALLARAQRFVATVKADIQQQANLQGLDSIRQDLQDAAHSFRGQLEAEVQQVRDAIDHNAAEARALAEQAAEPFHEAERTIHGGIAPDGETPQSAPAAPAPRDENQLDLFAHMPEHQPAPLPETPPQTRQ from the coding sequence GTGCTTGACATCAGTTTTGGAGAATTCGTCCTGATCGGCGTGGTGGCGCTGGTGGTGCTGGGGCCGGAGCGTTTGCCCACGGTGGCCCGCACCGTCGGCGCGCTGTTGGCGCGCGCGCAGCGCTTCGTCGCCACGGTGAAGGCGGACATCCAGCAGCAGGCCAATCTGCAGGGCTTGGACAGCATCCGGCAGGACTTGCAGGACGCGGCGCACAGCTTCCGCGGCCAGCTGGAGGCCGAAGTGCAGCAAGTGCGCGACGCCATAGACCACAACGCGGCCGAGGCGCGCGCGCTGGCGGAGCAGGCGGCCGAGCCTTTCCACGAGGCGGAGCGCACGATACATGGCGGCATCGCCCCGGATGGCGAAACGCCCCAATCGGCCCCGGCCGCGCCGGCGCCGCGCGATGAGAATCAGCTGGACCTGTTCGCCCATATGCCGGAGCATCAGCCGGCGCCGCTACCCGAAACTCCTCCCCAAACCCGCCAATGA
- the tatA gene encoding Sec-independent protein translocase subunit TatA encodes MGSLSIWHWLIVLLIVVLVFGTKKLPNIGKDLGNAVKGFKEGMNEGAKDAQPPAKEAGRIIDGEADKK; translated from the coding sequence ATGGGTTCTCTGAGCATTTGGCATTGGCTGATCGTATTGCTGATCGTGGTTCTGGTGTTCGGCACCAAGAAGCTGCCCAATATAGGCAAGGATCTTGGCAATGCGGTCAAGGGCTTCAAGGAAGGCATGAACGAAGGCGCCAAGGATGCCCAGCCTCCCGCCAAGGAAGCCGGCCGCATCATAGACGGCGAAGCCGACAAGAAATAA
- a CDS encoding histidine triad nucleotide-binding protein — protein sequence MSDCLFCKIVAGQIPANKVYEDDDVLAFHDIRPIAPVHFMIIPKQHVDSLAHCGPEHEAVLGKILALAPKLAKEQGLESGFKTGINTGRGGGQEVFHLHVHVFGHKG from the coding sequence ATGAGCGATTGCCTGTTTTGCAAGATCGTGGCGGGCCAGATACCCGCCAACAAGGTTTACGAAGACGACGATGTGCTGGCCTTCCATGACATCCGTCCCATCGCGCCGGTGCATTTCATGATCATTCCCAAGCAGCACGTCGACTCGCTGGCCCACTGCGGACCCGAGCACGAGGCGGTGCTGGGCAAGATTCTGGCGCTGGCGCCCAAACTGGCCAAGGAGCAGGGCCTGGAGTCCGGCTTCAAGACCGGCATCAACACCGGCCGCGGCGGCGGCCAGGAAGTGTTCCACCTGCATGTGCACGTGTTCGGCCACAAGGGCTGA
- a CDS encoding phosphoribosyl-ATP diphosphatase: MTPDVLKSIADTLEARREASSQSSYVASLFHKGEDAILKKVAEEAAETLLASKDKDKLHLVREVADLWFHTMVLLTYHGLRPEDVVMELHRREGISGLDEKASRKPTA, from the coding sequence ATGACCCCGGACGTGTTGAAAAGCATCGCCGATACGCTGGAAGCCCGCCGCGAGGCCAGCTCCCAGAGTTCATACGTGGCTTCGCTGTTCCACAAGGGCGAAGACGCCATCCTGAAAAAGGTGGCGGAAGAGGCGGCGGAGACCTTGCTGGCCTCCAAGGACAAGGACAAGCTGCATCTGGTGCGCGAAGTGGCCGACCTGTGGTTCCACACCATGGTGTTATTGACTTATCATGGCCTGCGCCCGGAAGACGTGGTGATGGAGCTGCATCGCCGCGAAGGCATTTCCGGGCTGGACGAAAAAGCCTCGCGCAAACCCACAGCCTGA